In Chloracidobacterium sp., the following proteins share a genomic window:
- the pilQ gene encoding type IV pilus secretin PilQ: protein MNSLNNIGEAVRRIALALTIVLSFAVIAAAQTVDAQQQGKYYGEPGFRGEPINLNVVNADIRDILSYITDQYGINFVIDKSVKEVPVTVKVNDVPWNLALDSVLQSQELGVQVNGNILRVADNKTLAAEGELYRERMNNQLDTSPLYTEFVRLNYARAAGTLAGDAGGGNALSTGTSNSSSGGGGASAGGAGGAGTDQGILGIVKKRLSRRGTVEVDGRSNTLIITDVRQNIEAIKQLVSLLDQPEPQVEIEARIVVASRNFSRDIGVQLAGLLVGRQAGGSVGTLPGATTSLPLPPSLPIPSINNSLASSIANTAIGLTTGIFGTAQLSALISLGEQKGQAKIIATPRVSTLNNRPAEIKSGTKIPVTTIQPGSSTGGSVIATTTYVDVPLRLAVTPQITDQGAVILNVIAENSSTASIVGGANPAINTQSMQTQVTVPDGGTTVVGGVLFDDERESQDRTPGVASIPILGNLFKRKGVQRNTNEILFFITPRIIRPDAVTAGSTAPKQTTIIQPVPMGNPPSNSTPVEPTPQPIVFQAPTMARPEQASTSTPPSKPNN from the coding sequence ATGAATTCTCTTAACAACATTGGCGAGGCGGTCCGGCGGATCGCGTTAGCACTGACCATCGTCCTAAGTTTCGCGGTGATCGCGGCGGCACAAACCGTTGATGCACAGCAGCAGGGCAAGTACTATGGCGAGCCCGGCTTTCGCGGCGAACCGATCAACCTGAATGTCGTCAATGCCGATATTCGCGACATCCTGTCGTATATCACCGACCAGTACGGTATCAACTTTGTCATCGACAAATCCGTCAAGGAAGTACCCGTAACGGTCAAGGTCAATGACGTTCCGTGGAACCTCGCACTTGATTCGGTACTGCAGTCGCAGGAGCTTGGCGTCCAGGTCAATGGCAACATTCTGCGGGTCGCCGATAACAAGACGCTGGCGGCCGAGGGCGAACTATACCGCGAGCGGATGAATAATCAGCTCGACACGTCGCCGTTGTATACCGAATTTGTTCGATTAAACTACGCTCGCGCGGCCGGCACGCTCGCAGGCGATGCGGGTGGCGGCAACGCCCTCTCGACTGGCACGAGCAATTCGTCGTCAGGCGGCGGCGGGGCTTCAGCCGGTGGTGCAGGTGGGGCCGGAACGGACCAGGGCATCCTCGGGATCGTCAAGAAGCGTCTGTCGCGACGCGGCACCGTCGAGGTCGATGGCCGCAGCAATACGCTGATCATCACCGACGTTCGCCAGAATATCGAGGCGATCAAACAGCTCGTCTCATTACTCGACCAGCCCGAACCGCAGGTCGAGATCGAGGCTCGCATTGTGGTGGCGTCGCGTAACTTCAGCCGCGACATCGGCGTTCAGCTTGCCGGGCTTCTCGTTGGCCGTCAGGCCGGCGGAAGCGTGGGCACGCTGCCGGGAGCGACTACAAGTTTGCCGCTGCCGCCCAGCCTGCCGATACCGTCGATCAACAACAGCCTTGCTTCGAGTATCGCGAATACTGCGATCGGCCTCACGACCGGCATCTTTGGCACGGCGCAATTGAGTGCCCTGATATCGCTCGGCGAGCAAAAGGGGCAGGCAAAGATCATCGCGACGCCGCGAGTATCGACGCTTAACAATCGCCCGGCCGAGATCAAGAGCGGCACCAAGATCCCCGTGACCACGATCCAGCCGGGCAGCAGCACGGGCGGATCGGTGATAGCGACGACGACGTATGTCGATGTGCCTTTGCGGTTGGCGGTAACGCCTCAGATCACTGATCAGGGTGCGGTTATCCTCAATGTCATTGCCGAGAACAGCTCGACGGCCAGCATAGTCGGCGGGGCAAATCCGGCGATCAACACACAGTCGATGCAGACGCAGGTAACGGTTCCGGACGGCGGCACAACGGTCGTCGGCGGCGTTCTCTTTGATGACGAACGCGAAAGCCAGGACCGCACGCCGGGCGTTGCCAGCATTCCGATCCTTGGCAATCTCTTCAAGCGAAAGGGTGTTCAGCGTAATACGAACGAGATCCTGTTCTTTATCACGCCGCGCATCATCCGCCCTGACGCCGTAACGGCCGGCAGCACCGCGCCGAAGCAGACGACGATCATCCAGCCCGTCCCGATGGGCAACCCGCCGTCGAATTCGACCCCCGTCGAACCGACCCCGCAGCCGATCGTCTTCCAAGCCCCCACAATGGCCCGCCCTGAGCAGGCCTCCACCTCAACTCCGCCGAGCAAGCCCAACAACTAG
- the pilO gene encoding type 4a pilus biogenesis protein PilO, whose amino-acid sequence MLEKIKNLKWHFHLIMMVSIAALLYAGVWYFFTSETRAEVVALNDQVAQLKSKNEAARVATQRINEFRALFASKSEEYEELKVLLPEQREITNVLQGLQDTANNSRMVVMRFAPRDDTQQDMIMAKPVEVEVDSNFTNLRAFFESMAKLPRIVSITDFKINQLEKQTDVKTLHAQFLLTAYYAAPTDLNAKPAVPGAPGAAPGQPGVPAPGAAAPPAAPPAK is encoded by the coding sequence ATGTTAGAGAAGATCAAGAACCTGAAATGGCACTTTCACCTGATCATGATGGTCAGCATCGCGGCGTTGCTCTACGCGGGCGTCTGGTATTTCTTTACCAGCGAGACACGCGCCGAGGTCGTCGCCCTCAACGATCAGGTCGCCCAGTTGAAGTCAAAGAATGAGGCGGCACGCGTAGCGACGCAGCGTATCAACGAGTTTCGCGCGCTGTTTGCCAGCAAATCTGAAGAGTACGAAGAGCTAAAGGTATTGCTGCCCGAACAGCGTGAGATCACGAACGTTCTGCAGGGCCTGCAGGACACGGCGAACAACAGCCGGATGGTGGTGATGCGCTTTGCGCCGCGCGACGACACGCAGCAGGACATGATCATGGCCAAGCCGGTCGAGGTCGAGGTGGACAGCAACTTTACCAATCTCCGGGCCTTCTTTGAATCAATGGCCAAGCTGCCGCGTATCGTGTCGATCACTGATTTCAAGATCAACCAGCTCGAAAAGCAGACTGACGTCAAAACGCTGCATGCTCAATTTCTGCTGACGGCCTACTACGCCGCTCCGACGGACCTGAACGCCAAGCCCGCCGTGCCCGGAGCTCCCGGTGCCGCTCCCGGCCAGCCGGGCGTCCCCGCACCCGGCGCGGCCGCTCCGCCCGCAGCGCCACCCGCAAAATAG
- a CDS encoding PilN domain-containing protein: MIKINLLNSVTERQSGAVSAVDRKISSSSSRLVLMSVVIAVLLTAVIGWDVISTQMAKTEAERQLDEQKQIAAELEVVMNEQRDLEAKIANIDLRIDAIKKLRASQAGPSAVLDAMRERIAMVPGLYLESVEQAGDSLIIKGNSPDESQVTQFGRSLEFSNGLFSNLNIETARSEVENKNAPQKVNASGETAKVQIVNFTIKCSYTPEKAPNPDGANPTTASAPGAPQQGQNVQVAKN; the protein is encoded by the coding sequence ATGATCAAGATCAACCTACTCAATTCGGTAACTGAGCGGCAAAGCGGTGCGGTCTCGGCCGTAGATCGAAAGATCTCGAGCTCGTCGTCTCGCCTCGTGCTGATGTCGGTCGTTATAGCCGTTCTGCTTACCGCGGTCATCGGCTGGGACGTGATCAGCACTCAGATGGCCAAGACCGAGGCCGAACGCCAGCTCGACGAGCAGAAGCAGATCGCTGCCGAACTCGAGGTCGTGATGAACGAACAGCGAGATCTCGAGGCAAAGATCGCAAACATTGATCTACGCATCGATGCGATCAAAAAGCTGCGTGCCTCGCAGGCCGGGCCGAGTGCGGTGCTCGATGCGATGCGCGAGCGCATCGCCATGGTGCCGGGCCTCTATCTTGAGAGTGTCGAGCAGGCCGGCGACAGCCTCATCATCAAGGGCAACAGCCCGGATGAATCGCAGGTGACGCAGTTTGGCCGGAGCCTCGAATTCTCGAACGGCCTGTTCTCGAACCTCAATATTGAAACGGCGCGCTCTGAGGTCGAGAACAAGAACGCCCCGCAAAAGGTGAACGCAAGCGGCGAAACGGCCAAGGTGCAGATCGTCAACTTCACCATCAAGTGCTCATACACGCCGGAAAAGGCGCCCAATCCTGACGGTGCCAATCCGACGACAGCATCCGCTCCGGGTGCTCCGCAGCAGGGCCAGAACGTCCAGGTAGCCAAAAACTAG
- the pilM gene encoding type IV pilus assembly protein PilM, which translates to MFGKKKSVAGLDIGSSSVKMIELDGKLNNLNLVSLGFENLPADTIIDGQIMEMNVVSDVIQSVCANHQVNATNVVTGVSGHSVILKNIVLPPMSREELEESIDWHAEEHIPYDLADVSLDYQVTAETEESTNVLIAACKRERIDNIKQAIQLAGKTPLVIDVDTFALQNCYEVNYEPTDDEVVTLLNIGASTMNVNIVKGTRSLFTRDITVGGSQFTDVLQRSLGLNFQQAEALKRGVTDAVDGVEEKSIEPLMNNVTEIVAMEIQKTFDFYRATTDDNETQVQKILISGGGSKLIGLADELSQRLELPVEVLDPFRRIKVDPKKFDPDYMHEIVPEMAVAVGLAVRGV; encoded by the coding sequence ATGTTCGGTAAAAAGAAGAGCGTTGCCGGTTTGGACATCGGTTCGAGTTCGGTAAAGATGATCGAACTCGACGGCAAGCTAAACAACCTCAATTTGGTCAGCCTCGGTTTTGAGAACCTGCCTGCCGACACGATCATCGACGGCCAGATCATGGAGATGAACGTCGTCTCTGACGTCATCCAGAGCGTTTGCGCCAATCACCAGGTCAATGCGACGAATGTTGTCACGGGCGTGAGCGGCCATTCGGTCATCTTGAAGAACATTGTCCTGCCGCCGATGTCGCGCGAGGAGCTTGAGGAGTCGATCGACTGGCACGCCGAGGAGCACATTCCTTACGATCTGGCGGACGTGAGCCTTGATTATCAGGTGACGGCCGAGACCGAGGAATCGACAAACGTGCTGATCGCCGCCTGCAAACGCGAACGCATCGACAATATCAAACAGGCCATACAGCTTGCGGGCAAGACGCCGCTCGTCATCGACGTTGACACGTTTGCCCTGCAGAACTGCTACGAGGTCAATTATGAGCCGACCGACGATGAGGTCGTGACGCTGCTCAATATTGGTGCCTCGACGATGAACGTAAACATCGTGAAGGGCACCCGCTCGCTCTTTACGCGCGACATCACGGTCGGGGGCAGCCAGTTTACCGACGTGCTGCAGCGCAGCCTCGGGCTCAACTTCCAGCAGGCCGAGGCCCTCAAGCGCGGCGTGACCGATGCGGTTGACGGCGTCGAAGAAAAATCCATCGAACCGCTGATGAACAACGTCACTGAGATCGTCGCGATGGAGATACAGAAGACATTCGATTTCTATCGGGCGACTACCGATGACAACGAGACGCAGGTCCAGAAGATACTCATCTCGGGCGGCGGCTCAAAGCTCATCGGCCTTGCGGATGAGCTTTCACAACGGCTCGAACTGCCTGTCGAGGTGCTCGACCCTTTTCGCCGAATAAAGGTCGACCCGAAGAAGTTCGATCCGGATTACATGCATGAGATCGTGCCCGAGATGGCCGTTGCGGTCGGCCTGGCGGTCAGAGGAGTTTAA
- a CDS encoding HEPN domain-containing protein, with protein MNQEILAWVSKAEEDWRIVCRESVVTDGPSLNGICFHAQQCIEKYFKARLRLGEIPIRKTHDLIILHNEVIVLEPHWHDLHDGLADVSSYAIALRYPGLDATRDEANRAVEFCDLVRNLVRKSLDLDDDDG; from the coding sequence ATGAATCAGGAGATCTTGGCGTGGGTAAGTAAAGCCGAAGAAGACTGGCGGATCGTGTGCCGCGAAAGCGTCGTAACTGACGGCCCGAGTCTTAACGGCATCTGCTTTCACGCTCAGCAGTGTATAGAAAAGTATTTCAAGGCTCGACTTAGACTTGGCGAGATTCCCATACGGAAGACCCACGACCTTATCATTCTTCATAACGAGGTTATTGTACTCGAACCGCACTGGCACGATTTACACGATGGACTGGCAGACGTATCATCATATGCCATTGCACTCCGCTATCCCGGTCTTGATGCGACCCGGGATGAGGCCAACCGCGCCGTAGAGTTCTGTGATCTTGTCCGTAACCTTGTTCGCAAATCGCTTGATCTGGACGACGACGATGGGTAA
- a CDS encoding nucleotidyltransferase domain-containing protein — MSLDETIQDICGQIVRKFRPHKIILFGSHACGVPTKDSDLDFLVIMPYTGNELQQMANVRGRIDSKVPLDVLVKTPEQIERDLKANNFFTRDIIENGITLYESGDLGVGK, encoded by the coding sequence ATGAGCCTTGACGAGACAATACAAGATATTTGCGGGCAGATCGTTCGGAAGTTTCGGCCGCATAAAATCATTCTCTTTGGTTCCCACGCCTGTGGCGTCCCGACAAAGGACTCGGATCTGGATTTTCTGGTGATAATGCCTTACACCGGGAACGAACTTCAGCAAATGGCCAACGTTCGGGGCAGAATCGATTCTAAGGTGCCGCTTGACGTATTGGTGAAGACACCAGAACAGATCGAGCGAGATCTCAAGGCTAACAACTTCTTTACGCGAGACATTATTGAGAATGGTATAACGCTGTATGAATCAGGAGATCTTGGCGTGGGTAAGTAA
- a CDS encoding acyl-CoA dehydrogenase family protein has translation MDLRQTDNSRQILERVNALMSEHVYPNEQRYQDEINAGDRWRPSELVEELKAKAKAEGLWNLFLPDISGLSNLEYAPLAEAMGRVAWASEVFNCSAPDTGNMEVLHLYGTDEQKEKWLTPLLNGEIRSCFAMTEPDVASSDATNIEASIVADGDEYIINGRKWWSTGGGDARCKLAIFMGKTDPSAAKHIQQSMVLVPMDTPGVTATRMLSVFGYDDAPLGHAEIEFDNVRVPRGNLLLGEGRGFEIAQGRLGPGRVHHCMRLIGTAERSLELMCERAKKRTAFGKAVAEQGVVRQWIAEARCAIDQARLLVLKTAWIMDTHGNKAARREIAMIKAVVPQMALKVIDRAIQTYGGAGVSQDTPLAGFWIYARSLRIADGPDEVHLESVAKMELNTR, from the coding sequence ATGGACCTGAGGCAGACAGACAATTCAAGACAAATACTCGAACGCGTCAACGCGCTCATGTCGGAGCACGTCTATCCGAACGAGCAGCGGTATCAGGACGAGATAAACGCCGGCGACCGATGGCGGCCGAGTGAACTGGTCGAGGAGCTAAAGGCCAAGGCGAAGGCCGAAGGGCTGTGGAACCTTTTCCTGCCGGACATTTCAGGCCTGTCGAATCTGGAATACGCTCCGCTTGCCGAGGCGATGGGCCGCGTCGCGTGGGCGAGCGAGGTGTTCAATTGCTCGGCACCCGATACAGGCAACATGGAGGTGCTGCATCTTTATGGCACCGACGAGCAAAAAGAGAAGTGGCTCACGCCGCTGCTCAATGGCGAGATCCGCTCGTGCTTTGCGATGACCGAGCCGGACGTGGCGTCGTCGGATGCGACGAACATTGAGGCCTCGATAGTTGCGGACGGTGACGAATATATTATTAACGGCCGCAAATGGTGGTCGACCGGCGGCGGTGACGCACGGTGCAAGCTCGCGATATTCATGGGCAAGACCGATCCGTCGGCCGCGAAACATATACAGCAATCGATGGTCCTGGTGCCGATGGACACGCCCGGCGTCACGGCCACGCGGATGCTAAGCGTATTCGGCTACGATGACGCGCCGCTCGGCCACGCCGAGATCGAGTTTGATAATGTTCGCGTTCCGCGTGGGAATCTGCTTCTCGGTGAAGGCCGCGGGTTCGAGATCGCGCAGGGAAGACTTGGGCCCGGACGCGTTCACCACTGTATGCGGCTGATCGGGACGGCCGAGCGTTCGCTGGAATTGATGTGCGAGCGGGCAAAGAAGCGAACCGCTTTTGGCAAAGCGGTCGCCGAGCAAGGCGTCGTCCGACAATGGATAGCTGAGGCCCGCTGTGCGATAGACCAGGCACGCCTGCTCGTTCTGAAAACAGCGTGGATTATGGACACGCATGGCAACAAGGCCGCCCGCCGCGAGATCGCGATGATCAAGGCAGTCGTCCCGCAAATGGCCCTCAAAGTGATCGACCGCGCGATCCAAACCTACGGAGGAGCAGGCGTCTCGCAAGACACGCCGCTCGCGGGCTTCTGGATCTACGCGCGATCTCTGCGTATCGCCGACGGCCCAGACGAGGTGCATCTTGAATCGGTAGCGAAGATGGAGTTAAATACAAGATAA
- a CDS encoding phosphotransferase family protein: MPETVPVRHGEEIDAAQLGEYLRGTFDDAGGEFEVEQFPGGSSNLTYLVRQGRAEYVLRRPPFGNTVKTAHDMRREFDVLSKLSAVYSPAPKPSLFCDDTSVIGSEFYLMERRRGLIIRGKLPGTQRVSSSHVSKGSTSEAATLETSESLRLAVCHSFIQNLCDLHTLDYKACGLESLGRIDGYNRRQVEGWTKRYETAKTHEHAELEQTITWLNANIPPESRASLVHNDYKFDNVMLDPDDLTRITAVLDWEMVTIGDPLMDLGTTLGYWMSRDAPDELLNMPFNPRVLMENITRQQLVDMYSECLGRAVPDMLYYYVFGTFKIACIAQQIYARYVKGFTSDARFANFDKFVAALGRIAANSIETGI; encoded by the coding sequence ATGCCCGAGACGGTTCCCGTGAGACATGGCGAAGAGATCGACGCCGCGCAGCTAGGCGAGTATCTGCGCGGGACGTTCGATGATGCCGGCGGCGAATTTGAAGTAGAGCAATTTCCAGGCGGCAGCTCGAACCTGACGTATCTCGTCCGTCAGGGACGCGCCGAGTATGTTCTGAGAAGACCGCCGTTCGGCAACACGGTAAAGACGGCCCACGACATGCGGCGAGAGTTTGACGTGCTCTCAAAGCTGTCCGCGGTTTATTCTCCGGCGCCAAAGCCGTCGCTCTTTTGCGACGACACATCAGTGATCGGCAGCGAATTCTACCTAATGGAACGCCGCCGCGGCCTGATCATCCGAGGCAAACTTCCTGGGACGCAACGTGTCAGTAGCTCGCACGTAAGTAAGGGCTCAACGTCGGAAGCGGCAACGTTGGAAACCAGCGAAAGTCTCCGCCTCGCCGTCTGCCACAGCTTCATCCAAAACCTGTGCGACTTGCACACCCTGGACTACAAAGCCTGCGGTCTCGAGTCTTTGGGACGCATCGACGGCTACAACCGCCGTCAGGTCGAGGGCTGGACAAAGCGCTATGAAACTGCAAAGACGCATGAACACGCCGAACTCGAGCAAACGATCACCTGGCTGAACGCCAACATTCCACCCGAATCGCGCGCGTCCCTGGTGCATAACGACTACAAGTTCGACAACGTGATGCTAGACCCCGACGACCTCACGCGCATCACCGCCGTGCTCGATTGGGAGATGGTCACCATCGGCGATCCGCTAATGGACCTCGGCACGACACTCGGCTACTGGATGTCCAGGGACGCGCCCGATGAATTGCTCAATATGCCCTTCAACCCGCGCGTCCTGATGGAGAACATCACCCGCCAACAGCTCGTCGATATGTATTCGGAATGCCTGGGACGCGCCGTTCCCGACATGCTCTATTACTACGTCTTCGGCACCTTCAAGATCGCTTGTATAGCCCAGCAGATCTATGCTCGTTACGTAAAGGGATTCACCAGCGACGCGCGGTTTGCGAACTTCGACAAATTCGTCGCCGCTTTGGGACGCATCGCGGCAAACTCAATAGAAACAGGTATTTAG
- a CDS encoding type II toxin-antitoxin system HicB family antitoxin, producing MTRTFNAVILKEDDWFVAQCLDIDIASQGETEKEALENLNEALLLHFTPPVATVL from the coding sequence ATGACACGAACCTTCAACGCCGTGATCCTAAAGGAAGACGATTGGTTCGTCGCGCAATGTTTAGACATTGACATTGCCTCCCAAGGCGAAACTGAAAAGGAAGCCTTGGAGAATCTTAACGAAGCTCTCCTGCTCCATTTTACGCCGCCAGTCGCCACTGTGCTCTAA
- the preA gene encoding NAD-dependent dihydropyrimidine dehydrogenase subunit PreA gives MADLSINFAGIMSPNPFWLASAPPTNMGSMVERAFDAGWGGAVWKTLGEPITNVSSRLAGLDQGALRLIGLNNIELITDRPLEVNLKEVAECKKKYPKNAVIVSLMVESKKEAWQEIVKRSQDTGCDGFELNFGCPHGMSERGMGAAMGQVPEYTCMVTEWVKEVAEIPVIVKLTPNVTHIVPPGRAAQKGGGDAVSLINTINSVMGVDVDTLIPYPNVNGMAAHGGYCGTAVKPIALNMVSELARDAEFNIPISGIGGINTWRDAVEFMLLGAGSVQVCTAVMHYGYRIVEDMIDGLNNYLDEKGFASVNDIIGKSVDRVTDWGNLDLNYVVKAHVNEEHCIRCNLCYVACEDGAHQSFEFVESNGMRYPRVIEAECVGCNLCAMICPSPGAITMERRDDGSNPQSWKERTAGN, from the coding sequence ATGGCGGATCTGAGTATAAACTTTGCGGGAATAATGTCACCCAATCCGTTCTGGCTCGCGAGCGCGCCGCCGACGAATATGGGGTCGATGGTCGAGCGGGCCTTTGACGCCGGTTGGGGCGGGGCGGTTTGGAAAACATTAGGCGAACCCATCACTAATGTCTCGTCGCGGCTTGCGGGGCTTGACCAAGGTGCGCTGCGGCTCATTGGGCTCAACAACATCGAGTTGATCACTGACCGGCCGCTTGAGGTGAACCTCAAAGAGGTTGCCGAGTGTAAGAAAAAATATCCGAAAAACGCCGTCATCGTCAGCTTGATGGTCGAGTCGAAGAAAGAGGCCTGGCAGGAGATCGTCAAGCGTTCACAGGACACTGGCTGCGACGGGTTCGAGCTGAACTTTGGCTGTCCGCACGGTATGAGCGAGCGAGGAATGGGCGCGGCGATGGGCCAGGTTCCCGAATATACCTGCATGGTTACGGAGTGGGTGAAGGAAGTTGCCGAAATTCCCGTGATCGTCAAACTCACGCCAAATGTCACGCACATCGTGCCGCCGGGCCGCGCGGCCCAGAAAGGAGGCGGCGATGCCGTCTCGCTGATCAACACCATCAACTCGGTAATGGGCGTTGACGTCGATACGCTCATTCCATATCCAAACGTCAACGGGATGGCCGCTCACGGCGGATATTGCGGCACGGCGGTCAAACCGATCGCGCTCAATATGGTCTCGGAGCTCGCGCGTGATGCGGAATTCAATATTCCCATCAGCGGCATCGGCGGCATCAACACTTGGCGCGACGCGGTCGAGTTCATGCTGCTCGGTGCGGGTTCGGTCCAGGTTTGCACTGCGGTGATGCACTACGGCTACCGCATTGTCGAAGACATGATCGACGGGCTGAACAACTACCTCGACGAGAAGGGATTTGCTTCCGTCAATGACATCATCGGCAAATCCGTAGATCGCGTGACGGATTGGGGCAATCTCGACCTTAACTACGTCGTCAAGGCCCACGTCAACGAGGAACACTGCATCCGCTGCAATCTCTGCTACGTTGCCTGCGAGGACGGAGCGCATCAGTCGTTCGAATTTGTCGAATCTAACGGCATGCGCTACCCGCGCGTGATCGAGGCTGAATGCGTCGGCTGCAATCTCTGCGCCATGATCTGCCCCTCGCCCGGCGCCATCACCATGGAACGCCGCGACGACGGCTCAAATCCTCAGAGTTGGAAAGAACGGACGGCGGGGAATTAA
- a CDS encoding type II toxin-antitoxin system RelE/ParE family toxin, producing MMPAIELGPAAREEFDEASDWYGEHAAELRSEFILTINKTLTQIRRLPLSFPVVYGHEIRRALVPTFPFAIFFEHEDSRIYIHAIFHTSRNPMIWRGRIN from the coding sequence ATGATGCCGGCAATCGAATTAGGTCCGGCGGCCCGGGAGGAGTTTGACGAAGCCTCCGATTGGTATGGAGAACATGCAGCGGAATTGAGATCCGAGTTTATTTTAACAATCAACAAGACGCTGACTCAGATCCGACGCTTGCCCCTCAGTTTTCCCGTTGTGTACGGACACGAAATCAGACGGGCACTTGTTCCGACATTCCCGTTCGCTATTTTCTTCGAGCATGAAGACAGCCGGATATACATTCATGCCATCTTTCATACCAGCCGAAATCCAATGATATGGCGGGGTCGGATCAATTGA
- a CDS encoding addiction module protein: MDILLEKACELPIPERIRLVEDIWDSIAAESGSVELTQGQMDELERRIEYHVANPEDTVPWEVVMDEALARK, translated from the coding sequence ATGGACATACTTCTCGAAAAAGCATGTGAACTTCCGATCCCGGAGCGGATAAGACTTGTTGAAGATATTTGGGACAGCATTGCGGCCGAATCGGGCTCGGTTGAACTCACTCAAGGGCAGATGGACGAACTTGAAAGGAGGATCGAGTATCATGTTGCCAATCCCGAGGACACTGTGCCTTGGGAAGTGGTCATGGATGAGGCACTGGCGCGTAAATGA
- a CDS encoding NAD(P)-dependent oxidoreductase: MADYCTPLDITQIEQNFAEINPAMTAAEAMQEANRCLYCYDAPCTRACPTHIDVPSFIKKIASGNVMGSARVIFDANPIGATCARVCPVDVLCEGACVEKTLVDKPIEIGRLQRYATDHALTNDKQIFTKGESNGRSVGIVGSGPSGLSCATYLSRLGYDVTVYERREQAGGLDTYGMAEYKMPQSVSLSEVEHVAAIGVEFRLNTEIAAGSEEIIGLVNHVGIDLLRDWHDAIFLGVGLGETNKLNIPGEDLEGVYDALAFIEQVKTRNWKSVPLGRNVVVIGAGNTAIDAVTQAKRLGAEKVTMVYRRTEADAPAYDYELELARKDGIEFRWQTTPVEITGDGHVVALRCTTADGEITIECDQIIKAIGQQKMASFLSDVIGVETDDKGRVVTSDGMQTSDPKIFAGGDCANGGAEAVDASQMGKLAAMGIHEVLTGEKVEFAGAVVRDPPKAPVDTNPH, from the coding sequence ATGGCTGATTACTGCACACCGCTCGATATAACTCAGATCGAGCAGAACTTTGCCGAGATCAATCCGGCGATGACGGCGGCTGAGGCAATGCAGGAGGCGAATCGCTGCCTGTATTGCTACGACGCCCCGTGTACGCGGGCCTGTCCGACGCATATCGATGTGCCGTCGTTTATCAAGAAGATCGCTAGTGGTAACGTGATGGGTTCGGCCAGGGTAATCTTTGACGCGAATCCGATTGGCGCGACCTGTGCCCGCGTTTGCCCGGTCGATGTGCTCTGCGAAGGCGCTTGCGTCGAGAAAACACTCGTGGATAAGCCCATCGAGATCGGACGACTTCAGCGTTACGCGACCGATCACGCCTTAACGAACGACAAGCAGATCTTTACCAAGGGCGAATCAAACGGCAGGTCAGTCGGCATCGTTGGCTCGGGTCCTTCGGGCCTGTCGTGTGCAACATATTTGTCGCGGCTCGGTTACGACGTGACAGTTTACGAACGCCGCGAACAAGCCGGCGGCCTCGACACCTACGGCATGGCCGAATACAAGATGCCTCAATCGGTCAGCCTGAGTGAGGTCGAACATGTGGCCGCAATTGGTGTAGAATTTCGGCTGAATACCGAGATCGCCGCGGGTTCTGAGGAGATCATCGGGCTCGTAAATCATGTGGGCATTGACCTGCTCCGCGATTGGCATGATGCGATCTTTCTCGGCGTCGGTTTGGGTGAAACGAACAAGCTCAACATCCCCGGTGAAGACCTCGAAGGCGTTTACGACGCACTCGCCTTTATCGAACAGGTCAAGACACGCAATTGGAAGTCCGTCCCGCTCGGCCGCAATGTCGTCGTCATCGGTGCCGGCAATACCGCCATCGACGCCGTCACACAGGCAAAACGCCTCGGTGCCGAAAAGGTAACGATGGTCTATCGCCGTACCGAGGCAGACGCCCCGGCCTACGATTACGAACTGGAACTCGCCCGCAAGGACGGTATCGAATTTCGCTGGCAAACGACGCCCGTCGAGATCACCGGTGACGGCCACGTTGTGGCGTTGCGGTGCACGACAGCCGACGGCGAGATCACCATCGAATGCGACCAGATCATTAAGGCCATCGGACAGCAAAAGATGGCGTCGTTCTTGAGCGACGTGATCGGCGTTGAGACCGACGACAAAGGCCGCGTCGTGACTAGTGACGGCATGCAGACGTCCGATCCAAAGATCTTCGCCGGCGGCGACTGTGCCAACGGCGGTGCCGAGGCCGTCGATGCCTCGCAGATGGGCAAACTCGCGGCAATGGGCATTCACGAAGTGTTGACGGGCGAAAAGGTCGAGTTTGCCGGTGCCGTCGTTCGCGATCCACCGAAGGCACCGGTCGATACGAATCCTCATTAG